In bacterium, one genomic interval encodes:
- the bla gene encoding class A beta-lactamase, with translation MKTLGKLLGFMVLLLAVGAPAAALDANASPSANGDAEKIAKRIELTTDGLAGVVGFAATIPGADTVISLNSDEPFPMASTFKVAIAVAILTRVDKGELHLDHLVDITPDMYVMGDNVLAQNFVHPGLKLSVANLIEVMITESDNTATDILIKLAGGPAAVSKTLGDIGINAQRIDRNTAEIIRDFAKMPDPATATVVAEAVKVDPSLTSRLDDRNLDFEKDPRDQSTPKAMLDLLLAIDNGTALSAKSRDFLIGSMSRTRTGKDRLKGMLPEGTPVAHKTGTIGGIANDVGYITFRDGRRMMIAVFTKSSTTPAADQDRAIAEAARTLYDYYAGR, from the coding sequence ATGAAAACGTTAGGCAAGTTGTTAGGCTTCATGGTTCTCTTATTGGCCGTGGGCGCGCCGGCCGCAGCCCTAGACGCGAACGCTTCGCCGTCAGCTAACGGCGATGCCGAGAAGATCGCGAAGCGCATCGAATTGACCACGGATGGACTTGCAGGCGTAGTTGGTTTTGCCGCTACGATTCCGGGCGCAGATACCGTCATTTCCCTCAATAGCGACGAACCCTTCCCGATGGCTAGCACCTTCAAGGTCGCGATCGCCGTCGCTATCCTTACTCGTGTTGATAAGGGCGAACTGCACCTAGACCACCTCGTCGACATTACGCCGGACATGTACGTGATGGGAGACAACGTCCTCGCGCAGAATTTTGTCCATCCCGGATTAAAGCTGTCGGTCGCGAATTTGATTGAAGTAATGATCACCGAAAGCGACAACACGGCGACCGACATATTGATCAAGCTCGCTGGAGGTCCGGCAGCGGTATCAAAAACCCTGGGTGATATCGGGATAAACGCCCAGCGCATCGATCGGAACACCGCCGAGATCATACGGGATTTCGCCAAAATGCCGGACCCCGCCACCGCTACGGTTGTGGCCGAGGCCGTGAAGGTAGATCCTAGCCTCACGTCGAGACTGGACGATAGAAACCTAGATTTCGAGAAGGATCCCCGCGACCAGTCGACGCCTAAGGCCATGCTGGACCTGCTCTTGGCCATTGATAATGGCACAGCGCTCAGCGCGAAGAGCCGGGATTTTCTCATCGGTTCCATGTCCCGCACTCGTACAGGTAAGGATCGCTTGAAGGGTATGCTTCCTGAGGGGACGCCTGTCGCGCATAAGACGGGTACCATCGGCGGCATCGCCAATGACGTGGGATACATCACGTTCCGGGATGGCCGACGCATGATGATTGCCGTTTTCACAAAGAGCAGCACGACGCCGGCGGCGGATCAGGACCGCGCCATTGCGGAGGCGGCGCGCACGCTCTACGATTATTACGCCGGCCGCTAG